ttatatttccttatatcatgataaatgtttattattcatgctagaattgtattaaccggaaacttagtacatgtgtgaatacatagacaaacaaagcgtcactagtatgcctctacttgactagctcgttgaatcaaagatggttaagtttcctaaccatatacatgagttgtgatttgattaacgggatcacatcattagagaatgatgtgattgacttgacccattccgttagcttagcatttgatcgtttagtatattgctattgctttcttcatgacttatacatgttcctatgactatgagattatgcaactcccgaatatcggaggaacactttgtgtgctaccaaacgtcacaacgtaactgggtgattataaaggtgctctacaggtgtctccaatggtacttgttgagttggcatagatcaagattaggatttgtcactccgattgtcggagaggtatctctggaccctctcggtgatgcacatcattataagccttgcaagcattgtaactaaagagttagttgcgggatgatgcattacggaaggagtaaagagacttgccggtaacgagattgaactaggtattgagataccgacgatcgaatctcgggcaagtaacatgccgatgacaaagggaacaacgtatgttgttatgcggtttgaccgataaagatcttcatagaatatgtaggagccaatatgagcatccaggttccgctattggttattgaccggagacgtgtctcggtcatgtctacatagttctcgaacccgtagggtcagcacgctcaacgttcggtgacgattggtaatatgagtttatgtgttttgatgaaccgaaggtagttcggagtcccggatatgatcacggacatgaagaggagtctcgaaatggtcgagacataaagatcgatatattggatgactacgtttggacttcggaagggttccgggtaagttcgaacaaataccggagtaccggggggttaccggaaccccccggggagtgtaatgggcctattgggctttggtggagaagaggaggggcggccagggcaggccgcgcgccccctccccctctagtccgaattggacaaggaaggggggcggcgccccccccttttccttcccctctctcctccttccttccctcctactcctactcttggaaggggggaatcctactcccggtgggagtaggactcctccagggcgtgccatatgagggccggccctccccctactccactcctttatatacggggaaggggcgcaccccatagacacacaagttgatcagttgatcttttagccgtatgcggtgcccccctccaccataatccacctcggtcatatcgtagcggtgcttaggtgaagccctgcgtcggtagcatcatcatcaccgtcatcatgccgtcgtactgacggaactctccctcgaagctctgctggatcgtgagttcgtgggacgtcaccgagctgaacgtgtgctgaattcggaggtgccgtgtgttcggtacttggatcggtcggatcgtgaagacgtacgactacatcaaccgcgttgtcataacgcttccgcttatggtctacgagggtacgtggacgacactctcccctcttgttgctatgcatcaccatgatcttgcgtgtgcgtaggaatttttttgaaattactacgttcaccaacataTATATCATGGCAGTCTACATTAGAATGGCTAAGAATAGTGCAACTTTACGTAGTAAGTAGGAAAATGAACCTCACATATAGCATATACCTTCAGATTAACTTTTACCATGGGTTGTTGCCTTGTGGAATTGCAATCCTCTAATTCCTTAGCAAACCAACAATGTTGCATCATATGAGTAACAAACTTGTCATCAGTTTTAGTTACAGTGTACGGCATGGCAGTGTTTTCAACCCATAGCAATGTCCAAGTTACTCGTGATAAAGATCCACATATGAATCTTTGGGTTTGCGGTAAATGACACTTATTTTGAAAAAGGGAATATCTGAACAACAATGACATGCTACATTAGACACTGACATTCGGCCAAGCTTTTCACATCCACAAAACATAAACTAAAGGACAAACAAAATGATCATAACATGTATTGCCCTTACTTGCATCACCTTCTAATATGCAGAAAAATCAGCTCCACATTGGTATCCCTACAAATTTGCAATTGTTTCTTAACTTTCATTTACTAAGAAATCACAGCTCAATTGAGCTTGTGTACAGTACACCTAGCATGCTTCGCGCTATAATGAGCATGTAATTAACACATAGTTGCTGGCacttatgaatgaaagaaaaatgATATTAAGCAGAAATAGAAGAATACATGTAACCTCAAAGTTCAGAAATGAGGCAGCACAACATCCCTATCATGCATGCAACACAATAGATTCAGTCTAGCAGGCGAGCACCACCCTCGCGGAAGGGACTGACCATGTGCTGGTGCACGCAGTGGCTACAGCCAGCTCCGTTGAAAGATAGATGCAGGAAGTTGATGTAAGGCAAATAGTCTAAATAGCCAGTTGATATCCATAGGCATTTTATCGAACATATGGCGTGCACATAATAGAGTGAAAACCCCGAAAACTATCTTTGATTTACAGTCATGAACCCAAGTGAGCTACAAATCCCAACGGAAAAAATGAATGCTCTTGTTTGATCCATATGAACCAGAACCAAAAGCACGTATTCATATAATCCTCTGATCTAGGTTTAAGAGAGTCGAGAGACAGAAAATGGGCCCCACCTAAGGAGCACACCAGGAACACCCGCTACGCGATCCCTCTCGTCCACTGACCTCTAGCGTGGCATAGAGTACCTCGTAGACATGGCAGGTGGCGACGACAATGGAGACCTCGCAGAAGGACCCGGCGACGGACCGATAATGGCGCCATCCCTTGACCTCCGCTTGAGTTCGTTGTGGTCTCCCCGCTGCCCTCCGTCCCTATCGCAACACTATGGCATGATGATATCCTCCCTCAGCTTCATCGACACCACCACCTCGCATCTCCTCCGCACACGCCCATTCAATCCACCAGCAGCGCCACCCCACGCGCCTCCACATTGCCCCGCCACTACACCAGTTGTTGACCATGAGCGCCTGCGGGAGCGTCAAGCGCCTCGTCCTGAGCCATCATGCCACAAGTTGCAcgccgtcgaggaggaggaggatcacGAGCGCTGGAGTGGGGCAGTGGCGGCTGCAGTCGGCGGAGAAGGCGGGAAGTAGATCTGGAGCATGGGGAAGGACCGAAGGAGGTGGTGTGTTTGGCGAGTAATAGATGGAAAAAGGAAGCAAAAAGAAGTTGCAGGAAAAACGCAGGAAGTTTCCTCCACCGACCGAACGTAATTATCACTACCATATATGACTGCCCTGCCTCAACGCTCCACCTACTTACAGGTGGGCCCCTGGCGAGAATTACAGCCGCGATGCACTAGGTTGTTGCATTTCGTGGGAGCTTAGCAACTAGAGAGATAACATGGAATTTCACTTTGAACAATTACCATGTGTTCCGGTATGTATGATCAAGTTTTTTTTTGAGAGAGGATGTATGATCAAGTTGGTAGAAACTGTTGCACGATGAAATTCTCTATGAACAAACGCTGGCCGGCTGTTTGACACAATGGATCTGTGAGTCTGTCAGCAGCACGCACAACCAAACGCCCTTCGGTCGGCGGTTGCGCGGCCCGGCGATCCACCAACCCGCGCCGCCGCTCCAATCCGCGCGCGCCGGCGGGGCGCCATGGCCGGCTGGATCTCCTCCAAGCTCAAGGCCGCGGAAACCCTCCTCCACCAAGCAAGCGCCGCGCTCCCCCCTCTCGTTCGTCCTCACTACCCTCTCCAGCTCTTCTAACCATCCACTCGTCTTCTCCCACAGATCGACCAGCAGGCGGCGGAGTCGCTCGGCAAGTCCTCCTCGGCCTCCGACCTCACCGCCCTCCAGCAGCCCTCTTCGTCCGTGCTCCTCGACGCCCCCGCCCCTCGCaggccgccgccggcgaccccgcCCCCCTCCCTCGGCCTCCGCATCGCCGCCAGGCGCCACTCCCAGCCTCCCGCTCCGCCGCCCTCCGCGCCCCgccgctccgcctccgccgcggcggATCTCTCCGCGCAGGATCAGCCCGGTGCCGAGCCTGCCGTCGCGGTCGAGGCAAAGGCGGAGGGGGATCGGAGGGATCGGGAGGAGGCCGAGAAAGGAGTCCCGTCTGAGAGCGGGAGCGGGAGCGATGACGATTCCGATGGGTCCGGGAGCGACGACTCGGAGGAGGAGAGGCGGAGGGAGGAGGAGCGGAGCCGGCGGCGTGCCGAGCGGCTCGCGGCGATGGCGGCGCGAGCCATTGCAGAGAGGgaggaggccgtggcgaggctggagggggAGAAGACCAGCCTTGAGAAGCTGCTCGCCGTGCGTGAGAAGGAGCATGCCCAGGAGGTGAGTCTACTTCAATGGTCATGGCGAATTTAGGTTCTCTTGTGTAGCTTGAGAGGTTACTACTATGTCCTACGACTCGATGAGCGGATTGAAAGAGAATGTTGCAAGCCTTAGCATTGATGATTACTCTACTTTAGCCGTTCATGGAACGTTTGAATCAGTACAGGAGGTCATGCATATTTTTAGGGTCAGTTCAGGCAGTGTTTTGTACTATAAGAAGCAATAAATAAGAACCCAAAACTAACGCATGAGAAGACAATCAGCATTAGTCGTTAAATAAGCGTTCAATTAGTCAATTGAGAGTTTGAGAccactcaaaaaaaaaaatccaTGAGCACTATACACTAAAAAGCCCCATGAGAAAAATATAGCAATACACAATCAACGGATCACAGACTGAAATCAGTGCTAAAAAGTAAAAAACTCAGAGCAGTAACAGACTGGTGATAGGCTGATAGCAAGAGCAAAGTCCATCAACATAATTGGAATTCCCATGGCCAGGTTGCTTACTGCCATTGTTAAGATGAGCATAAAGTTGCATAGCAAGGGAAAtgtcaaattatatcattcttgtCAAATGTCTGCTTCTGTCTTCTCACAACTGTGTATTGTGACAAGATTGGTTGACAACTCAATTTCATATAATAAGTTGTCATGTGAGTTTGATTTCCAGAAAATGATATTTCTTTATCATCATTCTTTTCCAACTATTTTCATGTTTAATTGCAGGCTTCAGAGTTGCAGACTAGTATGATTGAAACCATGGAAGCTACAGAGATAGAGAAACAACGGCATCACAGCACTAGAATGGAAGCCCTTGTGCGGTTGGCTGAGCTTGAGGTGTGTGTCACCATGTTTAGAATGATGCATCTGTTCTTGTTGCCCTGCTTTTACAACAAGCAACGCAATATACCCCTTTTTACTTTTGTGGCAGAGAATATTATGTTCTCAGTTTCCTAAAAGTGTGTGTATTAGGCTTTATGCTTGCAGTATATAAGGCCCATATCTCTTACCACTTGCAGCATAAATTGGACATGTTAGTTTGTATAATCACTACAAGTCTCAACAATGTCTTTACCAAATATCTATGCAGGTTACAAATGCAGAGCTTGCAAAGTCACTTGCCAGGGAACAATGGAATTTGGAAGTTCAAGTATGTTTTATTTTCCTCTTCTACCTCATCTCTCTATGTCAGTTGACTGACTGTTGTTATTCATTTCCAGTTCCTTTTAGTACCTAAAGTTTGTCTGTATGTACAAGCGCACTTCCTCTGTATATACTATATACAGTTTTGCCGTGGACAACATTTTTTCAATGTTTGGCCGAAACAGTCAGTTAGGCATAGGATAGGGGTGTTGTGGTTTCTACATTGTTAAAACAAAGGTATAGCCACTATCCTTACATTGTAACTATTTTGAGAATCAATTGAACCATGAAGTGCAATAATGTTATTAACTTGTATTGTATAACAAGAATATCATAGTGTCTATACTTGTGGTTCGGGGATCAGTTATAATTAGCTACCAACTTACCTACGCATTATAGTTGCTAACATTATGATAATATTCTAAAACACGCACCAAGCGTGGGCAGAGCAAAGAACTGCCAGAATTTTAAGATTTGTTCTTCCCTTTTAGATTGGGAGAACACAGGCATTTGCTAGTGCCTATATCGTGCAGAGTACATGGCCCAGTTTTTGGCATTTACCAAGAAGGAAGAGTGTATGTATAAAGTCTTATTGTATGCTATGTGGGGCTGAACCGCATATGAGTGCCAGTAGAAGATTAGCTTATTTCATGCTTCTTTTTTGAATTTAGAGAATGGTGGCATTTGTTCGCGCTTGTATCGTGCAAAATTCAAGTCCCAATTCTTGATTGATTGTTTTCTAAAATGCTTCCATTAAGACGTAATTGGTGTATTTGGATCGGGATTGTCTAAAATGAGCATGCTCTATGTATTCATACACAAATATGATTAAGTGGCTAGTGGAAAATAGTTGCCATAGACCCTGGTAGTAGAAGTGAGTTGGACGAGCAGCGGAATACTACACCAATGTTGAGCAGAGTTTaaaattttgtttttctttctattATGAGTAGGTTGATCAAGTGGCTCATCTCCGAGAGGAAGTTGACTTGAAGACTTTTGCTCAAGACAGTAAGTTGGCCATTCTTTGGCTTTCTGTTCCTTTTGAGCTTTAAACACTTTTGTTTCTGATTATTACGCCAATTTGATATTATTAGCTTGACATTCTTTTCAGGAAGTTTCTCATTAGTAAATAGCACTAGTATTTCATATTCACTACATACGTCTTTATTTTTCAATGAGCAGAGTACAAGAGAAAGATAGCGAAGATACAGAAGACAAGTGCCCCTTTGGTTGATGAAGTATGCATTTGAATTACCCTTGATGTTATTTGTCTTCTATTCCATACGAAAGAAATGATGTTTGTTAAGCTGTTCAATTAAAAATATTAACTTAGGAAAGGCTTATCTTTTCCATTTGTAACTTCGTTGTGATTTTGTCTAGATAGAATCCTTGAGAAGATTAAAGCTGGAAGACGAAATCATTGATGCAGAATACACCCAGACCTGTGATAGAATTGTCAGCTTGAAGGACAAGGTATGTTCTCCGGGCTATAGCTTGAAAATCGATGGTTCATTTATGTTACTTCGTATGTTGATCTAGGGATTCTGTCCACATATTGCTTTACGCAATAATTGTTCTGTACTTTAGCATAGTACTGCTCAGGATTCGTTCCAGTGGAGTGCCAACTAGCTAAATATTTTGAGATCCCATTGATCTGGTTTGAGACACAGAGGTCAAAATAACTTTTATGTTTTTTTACTGTATACATGTTTCTTTTATGCTTTACATCATCGGGTAAAGGGGCGGAAATAAATTATAACCACAAATTAATAGCACATAGCTATCTAACTTTTTGTAGAATATTATTTGTGTATGTGCACCTTAGAGCATGCTATTCTTAGTACTATCCAGTGCTTATAGGCTGAGTGTCATTTGTTGAGTTTTTTAAATTTTTGTTTGCAGAAATTAGTTAAAATTAGATTAAACAATTGTCTGCATCGTGCTTTCCTTTTTTTATCCATAGGCAAGGAAGATTGAAGAAAACATTGAGCTGACAAGAAGGGACATGGTGCAACCTACAGAGGTTGAAATTGAGCTCAAGAAGAGGCTTGATCAACTCACCGATCGGTTGATTCAAAAACAAATGCAGGTTAGCTCCTTGTATGTGCTGGTCCCGTGTTTGATTTCTGAATTATGATTGGAAACCTATTATATTTTATGGCATGTCTTGGGATTCCTGAATTGTGATTGGAAACGATTATATTTTATAGCATGTCTTGGAACTTCAGCACCCTTTTTATTCCAAATAGCTATTTGCAGAGAAAAATAACGCTGGACTAATTTTGCTTGGTTATAAATTGGTTAGCTAATGTAATGTCATTATCTTTCTAGATAGTGGATCTGTCAATCTTCCGTAAAACCATTGGTTGATGTATGCTTTCGTACATTATGTAACGTTGAGATTAAAACGTCTTCTTTTTTCAGGTCGAGTCCCTGTCTTCAGAGAAGTCAACTTTGGTACTGAGAATGGAGGTATGCACATGTAAACCCACCCATCGTATTCAATTCATCATAGTTTGCAGATTCCCAGTCAATCTACTCAGTTAAAACCACACGCAAGTCAACTGACATCATTCGTCCATCATCTTCAGGCTGTTTTGAGGTCGCTCGACACCAACGCCTCGTCGCTAGCG
This region of Triticum aestivum cultivar Chinese Spring chromosome 2D, IWGSC CS RefSeq v2.1, whole genome shotgun sequence genomic DNA includes:
- the LOC123054896 gene encoding golgin candidate 2, which codes for MAGWISSKLKAAETLLHQIDQQAAESLGKSSSASDLTALQQPSSSVLLDAPAPRRPPPATPPPSLGLRIAARRHSQPPAPPPSAPRRSASAAADLSAQDQPGAEPAVAVEAKAEGDRRDREEAEKGVPSESGSGSDDDSDGSGSDDSEEERRREEERSRRRAERLAAMAARAIAEREEAVARLEGEKTSLEKLLAVREKEHAQEASELQTSMIETMEATEIEKQRHHSTRMEALVRLAELEVTNAELAKSLAREQWNLEVQVDQVAHLREEVDLKTFAQDKYKRKIAKIQKTSAPLVDEIESLRRLKLEDEIIDAEYTQTCDRIVSLKDKARKIEENIELTRRDMVQPTEVEIELKKRLDQLTDRLIQKQMQVESLSSEKSTLVLRMEAVLRSLDTNASSLASSSSSSRIDIEAGTWQESYPPYSSPRLRDRIRTGQQHLGYAIRQLDSIFSAGHIFLRRNPKAQVGAAVYLVCLHIWVMYILSSHPAVPDTRPGATFSLESINKTSI